From Solanum lycopersicum chromosome 4, SLM_r2.1:
AGAAGAAAAGATCTAAATTTTGACAAAGTTCATATAATAAGTTGTAGAAACATCCagaaagtgaaaaataatattgagtCGTTTCGTAAAATATTTGTTGAAATAGTCCATGTATTTGTATGGTATTGTTTAGTACTATATTAGGTAGAACTTTAAGGCCTATGTATGACAAACCATGAATTATTTATACACAATAAATGGTATAGGATATATAACTTATACCTTACATTTGTTGATATGAGGAATAAATAGAACTTAATACCATAGTATTAATCTATGAAAAAACAAAGATATCGCTCAACCTCTTTTAAGGGGtttgtttattttctaaattttctattttatttatgtactagtaaatttatttaaataaataattaagcttacatgttttattatttaaagagAGTTGTCTGTTGTTAATAAATTCAatacaaatcaatataatttttgaatttgagttGTTTAGGTTGTGATTTTTTCAATACAAAtcaatatgcatatatatatatatatatcctcaaAATCATGACCTCCCAACTTGAATTTTCAATTACTTTAATATCCCTGACTTAGGTTGTGATTTTTTCGATGACTTTTGACTTTTTCGATAAGTTATGACTCTTTTTGAAGGGTTGTGATTTTttgataagttgtgacttttcagTAATTTGTGAATTATCCAAAGAGTTGTAACTTCCACATTGTTGTGACTTCTCAGAAAGGTCATGATTTTCAAACAAGAcacaaaaaacatttttcatactACCTTTTTggactataaatagagggatctCGTCTCATTTTTCAAccacattttttaaaacatctACTCTTCTTCtacttgatttttaattttttttttgttatttattgtcgTTTAGTTAGTCCAAAGCTTAGTAGAATATGTGGAACCACTATTCTGATAAAGTATCTTAAGAGGATTTATTTCATAACCTAGAGTGCTTGAggaaaatgatataatttttatgatataattattattttttttcttaatatattcattattatgtaATGTTCCAATATATGAACTTAATATGATGTAATCTAAATTTATTTGAGTTTGTTAACAACTTCTCTTGTGATGTAGATATAtgcttttgaatatttttttaaaaaaatttagagaacTTGATGCTCAAGACAAAAGAATGactatattattaatgttactGATGTTATTTATACACTTATGAAGTTTTCTTCAAACTAGTTATTACTACATAAACATTACccttttgttttacttatttacGATTTCTTAATGTTTAAGtattttagatataaaaaagTTTATATGACTTCTAATTCCGCCACTTGAagtttgtcttattttaagttattatttatttaaaggttAATTTTATGGgataaatatgtttattaatgcaaatatatattttattatgttaccTACTTTCATACAGTCTTCGACAATTGTAAACACATAATTTACTCACTAATCAACTTTGTTTCTTCTTCGTGAAGAATTCCTTACTTAGCCTATTATTTGTTCACATGCTCACATATAGTCCcctgataattttaaaaacatactttaCATTTATATGTTACTGGTCACCTTATTTTGCCAAACATTACATCTTAATGATATCCTCTTTTATGCATCAAATCCCTACCTAATCATGCTGATTTCGACCATTCGTCCCTCTCATTAATGGTTCTAATGCACAACAATGCCTAAAATTAACGTTGTAACTCTAATCTCTCCATGGTATTCATCAAGCTCCAACCCAGATGACAGGTAAAATAGAACTATAAAAATGGAATGTACTGATAAACAAGATATAAAAATAGTCCGTTAATTTGGTGATTAGAGTCTTCGTGATTTAATGTTGTTCAATAATACCTCTCAAGAATTCAAGGCGTGAAGGAACCTTCAGAGCAATAATATTACTTAACGACGAGGTAATAATATTAACACGTTTACTGaccttattattttatttttcatttttattgaacTTATACCCCCACCCAATTGCACAATACTAGGTagaaaaatcaaagaaacactatttaataaacatatctaaatataaAATCACTCCTTGAAACCAAATAAGAGTTAGTACATTGTTCAATCTCTTAAATTGTGTTGACCACAACTACTATCCGTACATAAAGAAGTTGAATTGGCATTTACAGATAACATAACCGTAAAGGCAACTGACATTGAGATTTTAACACACAAATTCTCTAATTGTTTTGTATCATTGCATCATGTGGATAAATTACCTTATGGTGGTATTCTAGATAATTGTccaccaaaataattttttatttaatttcatgcACCATTACTTAATTTTTACCACTAATTTACATTACCTATTCTAAGattttattgtgttttagtTTAAATGAATCCCCtcattgaaaaagaatatagcAAGAGACAGGACATAGTTGTTACAAATGAGCAGTATGTTTGAAGATGCCTAAACTGCCATCAATATAGAGATATGGGGAAGTATTAACATCTTGCTTCTAACTAATAACCCAGCATGGAGCATACAATTTTTACTCGATGAGAAGATTTTGGAGAAAATGAAGGTGCTTTTttagaaaagataaaagataaTACTTGATTTATGTGACCTTAGAATCCTAATCTACAAAAGTATTGGACAGACTATTGTATGTTTTCTACTAAACTGAGTATAGTTGTGGtttctaattttaattaaactcTTGTCAAGCTAGGCACCTTTGAAATATCTACTCTTTCCATGAGTAGCATCTTCATGAACGCATCCAATGACCTGGTACATTACATAAATCACACAATGTTCGGCAATGTTATTTAAAACGTTTGTCACATCTAATGTACATACTATAATTTATCATTGTAGGCAGGTTACTTTTAAAGATTCTATAACAGGACACAATTGTTCTGTTACCATTGTTGAATAATTAGATACTAAAATTGCTAAGATCCCAAACGCATTGCAACGAGCACATCTTACTCAAAATGGTTTATACAGTTAACTAATCTTATCAAATACAAGAATGAAATGATAAAGGCTAAATATAAAGATTTAATGGTAGCACCAAAATGAGAAGAGCAAGAGAAATTCTGTTGGTAAATAATATGGATGGATTGCTAGCTGATTCAGCAGTACATACTACCCTAAATACTTGTACTCTCTAAAAGTAATAGCCTTTTTACTATCAAAAATACAATCACAAATATGGTATAATGTCAATTCGCAGGATTGTTTCTACAAGTTCAAAGAAACAATTGTAGACATACTGAATAAGGATGAGACATGGTATTTGTCTTGGAAAATgtgcaaaaaaaattgaaagatacAGAACATGCTGTATCTTGTAACAATTCCAACTGTGCGAATGTATAATATTAAATGAGGTTAGACTTAGTAAAAACTCGATTCTACATTTAGTAATTAGGAAACAAATTAACTGCGGCTTTTAAATGACTCCCTTTTTTAAACAGAATTGCTTATGACTTGAAGCGTGTGGTGGAGAACAACGTGCCTGAGTTATATTATTTGAAGTGTCTAAATATTGACTAGGCTGCTACGTGCAATACTACATAGGATCAACCTCAATAACGATATAAATTGTGCTATACCTAAACACCTAAACACCCAATGACCTCTGTCGCATAGGTATGTTGTCGAATGTATCATAACATTTACAGTTATCTTATGGTGATAGTTTATAGCACATACGGGAAAAAAATTGCTGGATTGCATATACATAACATttgataattcatttaattGCACACATAGGTTAGTTTTTAAAGGAAATGTTCCCATCGTGCTGCTTAGCAAACTGGGCCTCTCACATGAAATATGAAATAGCACATAGTTGATTAGTAGAGGTTTGACTAGAATGTCATACATACAGAAAAAACAACAAGTCAATATGCCACAAAACTATTGTTTACTCTTACAATAAAACTATAACCACCCCCTTCCTCGTTTTAAACAAATATTACTTACAAATTGATGTGGGTGGTGGAGAACAACTTCTCTGCGTTATACAATTTGAAGTAGATAGATATTTACTAGGCTACAACATGTAAGACTACATAGAATTGACCTCAATAAAGAAAtgagatgtattttttttaaataccttAACACCCAATGGTCTCCGCCGCATAAGTAGTTGTCTAATACATCCTAATATTTAGCTATCTTATTGTGATATTCatagaacaaaagaaaacaaaagaattacACGATTACATATACATAACAATTGATGATTCTcctaattttatatatcaaGTTTCTATTAAGAAAATGCACCGATATTGTTGCTGAGCAAACGAAACCCCTCAAATGGCTTATGTAATTGGACATTGTTGATTTGTAGAGGATTTGaccaaaatttcatatatgcAGAAAAAACAACACGTCAATATGCCATAAACCTGGTTTTTTCTACAACAATACAAATACAACTATAACCCAACCACCAAAATGAATGATATACCTTTCAAAGTTAGTTGGAAACAATTTGTAATACGTCTATGTTTTTGCAATGATGATGAATATAGCTTAAGGTCAAACGTTATCAAATGTAGGAGTGTGCCTACTACAACATATTTTCTCGCATTACAAACTATATGTTGCACAATCTATAGGTATATCTATGCCAACAAAAAAAGTGTAGGTCATAACTGAACAACCAAATTGATGCACCGGGACATACACAAGAAATACTATATACAAGATAGTATAAGGTGAGATTTGATTAATaccaaaattttatgaaattaaataggaaaaaaCATTCACCACACATGTAgctattgaaaattttaataggCGAATTCTTAGGTTTGGTTGAAGCGGAGATGATATGAAAAACACTATACAATTACAAAAGAAGACATTACTTCTGCGTATATAAAGTTATTCAAAACGGGGTACacttaatttcaaatattaaaaggaACGTATAGTTCCTGACATGACATAACTAAGAGGACAAATTGTTAATTCGTGCACAATTACTTACTAACAAATTGTCTAATAACAATTTAAGAATACGACGTTAGTCACTACAtgcccaaaaagaaaaaaaagcaaatAGATTTTCCATTCACTTAATATTATGTAGTGAAATACTAATACATATTGATATGTTGAAAACCTAAAACATACATACAAGATATAATATCTCGTGTATATAGGGATCTGATGACTTAATCTTTACGTGCAACACACATGCAATGAATctagtatataaatatatataattaagcatTTTGGAGATAATACCAATAAGAAGGACATAATCGACCCTGAATGCACTTAATCATATAATGATCTTATTTTTAAGCCTACTTAGTTGTTGAGTAAgagtataattaattttaacattCATAAATAGAAACTCTCGGGTATATTTGATGTGATACATTCTATATATCTAATGATTATCGACTAGGAAAATTGAATAGTTAAGTCAAAACTCgtgttataataaaaataaaatgtttttattaatcatttaatatctatgttatattgaaaatattcCCAAATAAAATAGCAGTCAAATTCAATCGaataatataattctaattaGGAAAAATCACTAAAGGATGATCGACTGGGAAAATTCAATGGCATATGCAAGGTTCGTgtgattattaaaataaaaggtttttattaatcatttaatatattcttaaaaaaatttctcaaataaaatagCAGTCAAATGCAATTAAGTAGTATAATTCTAATTAGGAAAAAATTCTAAATGGTGATCGACTAGGAAAATTCAATGGTAAACTCaaaattcttgttattattaaataaaagggtttcattcatcatttaaaattattttttcttaaatattattcTCAAATGTGATATCCACTAATTTAAgtacaataatatattttaattaagaaaactcTCTAAATGGTGATCGACTAGGAAAATTCAATAGTAAATGCTAAATTTATGttagaattaatataaaaggatttattaataatttaatatagtttttaaaaatattcttatcaaataaaatactGGTAAAACGCAATCCAACAATTTAATTCTAATTAGGAAAAATCTCTAAATGATGATAGACTAGAAAATTTCAATGGTAAATGCAAATTTGGTATTATTTTTAAAGTGGAAcgtttttattaaatatttaacttatcTTTTTTCCAAAGTTGTTCTCAAATAAAATTGTGGTAAAATGAAATCCAATAATATAAATCTAATTAGGAAAAACTTGAATTGTCTAATTATAATCATTAACGTCTATAtcattaagttatttttaaaaaacaatttattatataaatgtcTTGGTTAAgaccaaaaatcaaaatttcttaGTAATAGTTTAGACATGTCAAGAAGAATTTTCAAGGGTCGTCAGAGGGTTGACATGGTGAAAATAACGAATGGGAGAAACTTAGGAGTAACATTTTCTAAGCGACGTGCTGGTCTGTACAAAAAGGCTTGTGAACTTTGTATGCTATGTGGTGCTGAAATTGCCATTGTTATATTTTCTCCGGAGGGTAAAATTTTCTCCTTTGGTCACCCTAGCGTGGAAACGCTGGTGGAGAGGTTCCTTGGGAGGAACCTTCCTCCACCAAATAACGATGTCCACAATCAACAAATTGTGGCTCATAGAGAAGCTGGAATTCGTGAGCTCAATACAAGGCTCATGAACGTCGAGGGGGCTCTCCAGATGGAGAAAAATCGTGGAGAATCCCTTCAAGAAATTAGGAAGAAAGCTGATGGTGTATGGTGGCAATCTCCTATCAAAGAACTTAACTTGTTCCATCTTCAACACTTGAAGAGGGCATTGGAAATTCTAAAGCAAAAGGTTGTAAAAGAGGCACAGATGGTGAATAATAATGCATTCCCATTTCAGACATTAGGAAGTGCTTGGAGTCCTCCTAATTATACAAGCTAAAGTTCTTCACATATACTCAATGTTGGTGTACCCTCTGCTACTAGTTCCCAGTTAATAGTTCAGCTGTTATTCCTAGTGTGCGCGTTATGGAattgttgaaaataaaatagtatattAAGTGTTTAGGTTCATTTGTCATTTGAGTTATCCCATATGTTGAGTTCATcagttattattcagtttaagTCAGTACTAAGGGTTGTGTTCACCATGTAATGCGTATCTGTTatgatttagtaattttaattttatatgttatgttaTTACTCCATTTGACATGTTGATCTTCTCCTTTGAATTACtttacatattaatatcttTTTCATCAAAGACTACAAAAGTCTGGGGACTCTCCTCTTAGCAGATCTGCTTCTACAATTCGTACATATTTTAAGTTGTGAATTACAACATCCTCATTTGGTGTCCAAACTATTCGAGGGAACCATTGGAGACTGGGAAAACTAGCCAAAAAATTCATAACTTCTCATGGAATACAAGTCCTTTTTATCGGAATCCCTCGAGACATTTTTCATATCTCATCCCTGTCGATTCGACAATTACTTatcttcaaaatatatttgaaatgtaTAAGAGGAGGTATTACACaagaaaattcatattaatcaatttaatataCATCAATTATCTAAAGAAATTTGAACTATAAAACATTTGTTTTGGAATATCTTATTGCATTGAAATAAATGTGGAAAATCAAGACATAAAGACTTACAAAAGACTTTATATGAGGTGGAAAATCAAGACATCTCACATAATCAGCAACATCTTGAGCCGAGTTGTTAATACAATTCGGTTTCTATTGTCATcatttgtaaatatataatgCACTTGGTCCCATGCCTCACCACTCAATATATCATCTTTGACAATTAGAAATTTCCTACCCTTCAAATTTCTATATACAATTTCCATTAGTTGATCACTGCTCATTTCTTGATTGCTTCCTTTAATGGAAGAGACAACTTCAAGTAACTTTTGTCTCTCATTGTATTCTTCGTAAATAGTGACCCATGCATGTTTATTAATTGAGAAATTATATATGATCAATCATTATAAAATCTTTTGGGAAGAGGTATTATACCTATTCCGTCCATACCAGAAATTGGTACAACAGTTAAATCGTTTGTTTTTTAAGTATAGTTTTGAGGTCATCCTTaatcccaaaaaaatattatcttcaaaGGCTACATCTTTATCTGGTGAAGGTGTTCTTGCTTGTTTTGTATATTTGCTTCAATGtttctaaaattcaatatttgCCACTTAATAAACGCCTTTTTCAACTTTCAGAAATTACTCCTCCAAGTATTTACAAGCCCCTCGCCCCTTTTCATGAATCTTGACTTTGTTATGTCGTTTGGgcatgaatttaaataataagtaaGTTAGCCGTAATTGGAAGAGTCTAAATCCGACAGAACACAATACCTAAATATATACctagtaggttggggtcgatccacgaggaaaatgacttagacttaacttcaattatGAATCAACTCTATTTTGCCAATTTCTTTCCGAAAGCAAGTAATTAAAggagggaggggggggggggaggggttaTGAAACAATTTCCTTAATCAATCTATGTTAACAACAAGTAAGCAAAAGTAAATATTGAGTTTCTATCATGTTGTGAGACTaactagggtatatgtgttcccAACACGTTCATAATGCCGTATTCCTAGCAATAGCAATTAtttcctagtgttttgcatgtgaagtggtaagttatgtatctctaaatcctttgtccggcatCTAGAGAATTACATTCAATACCTTTGTCTGGATacatgtgtataatttactaactcttacctttacgtcatattagacatcataatcaatatatgacttagttattacttcgtaccaatctacactagcctattagatagtattacactaaatctatgttgataattcttttattattccTACCCCCTTCGGCCGACAAGTAGAAACAGGGCAAATTCTaatgcgtgcactcgttaaaaagacttctatgggcaagaattatcaatacatgcaagaacctATTTCAGAATTGCTGATATGCTATGTTTACTTGTTaggtttccacaaccctagttgtggatttagtaaCCCATTCTATCAAGATCACAATTCATAGTCTTTAAAGAAGGATTCATGAACTTACTTAACACTAAAAAAACACAGAAATTAAACAAGTGTACCAAGAGGGTATGTAATTAGAAGAGATTTAGAGAAATTCCTTTGAAAGAGGTATTAGTACATGACTATAGAGAGTTCGACAGCCATGAGATAAACTTCTCCTAAGTGTCACCGTTAAAGAGTATGTAGACAAGTTTAGAGATGTGCAATAGGTCCATAATTTTCAAGTGTTAGATTTTGACCTAAGGGGGagatgataagatgagaaataGAGCCAAGTTTTTGAGAATTTATTAAGGAGATGGTTGGTAGGAGTCCATGCAGTTGTTAGGGTACTAAGCTtgaatttgttgttgttaaaCATTTGGTGGATTCTTGAGATGAGAAATGTGGTGGTAAAGAGTAATAGTCTTTGGAGGAGATTCCCTATAGAAAGGTATGGAATTTGAACTTAAGTATTTGGGTTTAGCTTTAATATATATAGTGAGAGCAGACAATTAGATTCAAACCTTAGTAATAGTAACCCGTTCTATACCAATTACATTCATCTATCGAGGAAGAAtgatcccaagggggagataatgtaacacccttGAAGTTTTTTTGAGTTATGACTCAAATCGTTCTTCGTAGTGAAAGAGAATTTAccaaggaattaaaaatttcttaagtttTGAGGTCAGGTATGTAGCACTTTGAgttccaaaaataattaaattggaaataacaaaaaaaatgatttttggaGAGTTAAGTTAAGTATGACTTTAAGTCAatttcaaacgaccataactctTAGTGCAGGACGAGTTAGGTGTGATACAAGATACCATAAGAAATAtcattgaattatatttcaagTCCACCGAATTTGCTACATTTCGGGATCGAATAAGTGatatatgaccttttgaagttaggttgtgCACCCACATTccaatcatgatttattttatcttaatttgattttaaaaacttaatgatttaagttcttgatgagttcttgataagtGTTCCTAAAGTATCATTATGTTTTGATGTAACATTCTACGTACATCAACTTTAAATGACCATATCTCTTAGAATATTAAGAGTTTGCATCAACAATAACCTATACAATTAATGGTAATTGAATCTACTTTACAACACCACCAGTTTCACATCAATCCAATTTTTGAGTAAAACATTATGACGATTTCAGTAACCTATATAGTGTTGTTACGAATTAGTCGACGAGATGATATTAAAAAGagtcatttttttctctttaccTGCAAGGAAccctaaaaaaatttcttaactAATAAAGGTccaaaacaattaaattttcatctttactAATGAATATCATTATTCTTGTCCAAAGAGATTTCAAGAAACCAATTCAAGAATTTCAAGATAGGTTATCTTGATCATTTACCTTCAATCTATGGTTTCATGGTTTCTATTCAAGTTCTTATCCAATATTATTAAAGAACCTTGTTCTTTCTATCTAAAATTATTCCTAACATGTTCATCacctttaattaataattaaaatcaagGTAGAGTCAAGAGTTCAGTTTTTGAGAATTCATTCAAACGTTCTATGAAAGTCCTTGAAaggagtcttctacaacttctaaTGATTTGTTTCAAGAATCAATCAAGTGGGCATGTGAGTGAATAGAATGTATTAATGAGTCTACAATATCACCtagatccttcatatcatgaaccataacttttgaattaataattcacattcaagagagagttaagagtaaagTTCAAGAAAACCTTTGAGTTCAGTCATGAATTTTTTGAGATACATCATTGATTTGAACTATGATTTGAGGAAGTAAATAAGAGAATGAGAAGAgtttcatgcccataattctgcatgaaccctATGAGTTGAGCTTGAGTCATTGAGTTAAGTAGTTGATGTTCATTATTTCGCATGAACCCTATGAGTCGAGCTTCAATCCTTGAGTATAgtagttcatgcccataattgtGCATGAACCCTCCGATTCTAGAATACTTGAGATGTGTAGTCTCATTGACTCCTTGAGTTCTTGATTTGCTGAGTTCCAAGAATTGAGTTCTATGCATGGTTAttgaaaaccttgaattgagTCGTTCATGTTCATAATTTGACATGAAACCCTATTTTAAGAAGTGTTTTTACAGattgttttaaaaattgttttaaagaGTTGAGCACTGAGTTGAAAAGAATAAAGTTGAAGTTCtgttcttcaaagaagtatatgtgGACGAAGTATTCCGAAAGagattaaaaatgttttcacattatATAAGAACCAAAACTTAGATTTCCACAGAGCTTTCgggctagttttcagaaaagagtaatagatttatatattaagtaaaaGAGGCAattgagatttccaagatagcctttgagccATGTTTTTGATCACTTATCTCAAATTACAGAagaaatctatttttaaaacataagatctagtatattttgggagtagtattgcgCACCGATTTTAGGGCGAGCATGAGTTTAGATAACTCACGTCTCCGTAAAATCATGTGGCCACCATGGGttgaaaagggtcatactttctAGATGAATCCATTTCacaatagactagtggatcaacTAAGTGAAGTTAGGTCCTATAATGATGGCAAGGTATACGATGGCACCTAGAAGCGTGAAGTGaagtgttgtatcatcactataactcTTAAATGATGGTTGTCTGTTAGAGAAAACCCCGcagaagttattgtatttttatatacaataGTTAAATGTATTTTCCTATTCATTTCAGAATTATTTTGTGTCCTAGTTATATACACAGAGTTGACATCGtgtaattaaataacttctctt
This genomic window contains:
- the LOC101267110 gene encoding agamous-like MADS-box protein AGL62: MSRRIFKGRQRVDMVKITNGRNLGVTFSKRRAGLYKKACELCMLCGAEIAIVIFSPEGKIFSFGHPSVETLVERFLGRNLPPPNNDVHNQQIVAHREAGIRELNTRLMNVEGALQMEKNRGESLQEIRKKADGVWWQSPIKELNLFHLQHLKRALEILKQKVVKEAQMVNNNAFPFQTLGSAWSPPNYTS